The Punica granatum isolate Tunisia-2019 chromosome 4, ASM765513v2, whole genome shotgun sequence genome has a window encoding:
- the LOC116203999 gene encoding STOREKEEPER protein-like: MAPKRSFRDDPPSASSSSSEREVEEETQEEEEEEEPHKEDEEEEEEEEEEEEEEEEDQEEKKKSQAQSSDSETESEPDRDRAVKQSGKPVPAKPAERKKRRAEEIVSNGEAAPKWVKTESNSEAEKKQFFQRKWSESDEMEVMKGLVEFSERKKDNPVYDYNDFYELIKRKIQSFVTKPQLRSKIRNLKKKFRSCEKRAKKGAKLSPLEVNFLELARKAWGSAEKPAKEKTAAEKPVNEKTAAARRLEGQEGTSVSALSHWLLKGIEDLGGGGSINEEFIRKWTGFVDERKRVELDQRWRRLQEEELQLVAKRARLTHELTALIRQAYNSNVL; this comes from the coding sequence ATGGCGCCGAAGCGTTCCTTCCGCGATGATCCGccctctgcttcttcttcctcttcagaAAGGGAAGTAGAAGAAGAGACccaggaagaggaagaagaggaagagccACACAAGGAAgacgaagaggaagaggaagaggaagaggaagaggaagaggaagaagaagaagatcaagaagaaaagaagaaatcacAAGCCCAATCTTCAGACTCTGAGACCGAGTCCGAGCCCGATCGCGACCGAGCCGTCAAGCAGAGTGGCAAGCCAGTCCCCGCGAAACCCGCGGAGCGGAAGAAGCGCCGTGCGGAAGAGATCGTCTCGAATGGGGAGGCCGCGCCGAAGTGGGTCAAGACCGAGTCGAACTCGGAGGCGGAAAAGAAGCAATTTTTCCAGCGGAAATGGAGCGAATCGGATGAGATGGAGGTGATGAAGGGCTTGGTCGAGTTCTCCGAGCGGAAGAAGGACAACCCGGTGTACGACTACAACGATTTCTACGAGTTGATCAAGAGAAAGATCCAATCTTTCGTCACGAAACCGCAGCTGAGGAGCAAGATCCGGAATCTGAAGAAGAAGTTCAGGAGCTGTGAGAAGAGGGCAAAGAAGGGCGCCAAGCTCAGCCCCCTGGAGGTGAATTTCCTCGAATTGGCCCGGAAGGCGTGGGGATCTGCCGAAAAGCCTGCGAAAGAGAAGACTGCTGCCGAAAAGCCTGTGAACGAGAAGACTGCCGCGGCTCGTCGGCTTGAGGGGCAGGAAGGGACTTCGGTTTCCGCTCTGTCTCATTGGTTGTTGAAGGGGATTGAGGATTTGGGTGGGGGCGGGTCCATTAATGAGGAGTTTATCAGGAAATGGACGGGCTTTGTCGATGAGAGGAAGAGGGTGGAATTGGATCAGAGATGGAGGAGGCTTCAAGAAGAGGAACTGCAGCTCGTTGCGAAGCGCGCTAGGTTGACTCACGAGCTGACTGCTCTTATTCGTCAGGCTTATAACTCAAATGTTCTTTAG
- the LOC116204001 gene encoding spindle and kinetochore-associated protein 2, with amino-acid sequence MGHQAVDNLTNLFTKASHDLTVVQHRLEREFQQIYPDNANPGKLVSRIKKIQDDLSTLKDQCQELLAAKQDLIDKAQRTLAGNRNLIRKMQASAGIPLSSDYDDPAFANFNQIIDEWTAQVRSRAREENDDSESEDINKLLFSTIV; translated from the exons ATGGGTCACCAAGCGGTCGACAACCTGACGAATCTCTTCACGAAGGCGAGCCATGACCTCACGGTGGTCCAGCACCGCCTCGAGAGGGAGTTTCAGCAGATTTACCCCGACAAT GCTAATCCCGGAAAACTTGTCTCCAGGATAAAGAAAATTCAGGACGATCTATCAACACTGAAAGATCAATGCCAAGAACTTCTTGCTGCCAAACAG GATTTGATTGATAAGGCTCAGAGAACTCTTGCTGGAAATAGAAATTTGATTCGAAAGATGCAGGCATCTGCAGGAATACCCCTAAGTAGTGATTATGATGATCCTGCGTTTGCGAACTTCAATCAG ATCATTGATGAATGGACAGCCCAAGTTCGATCTCGAGCAA GGGAAGAGAATGATGACTCTGAGTCTGAAGATATCAACAAGTTACTCTTCTCAACAATCGTCTAG